In the Calonectris borealis chromosome 11, bCalBor7.hap1.2, whole genome shotgun sequence genome, one interval contains:
- the ICE2 gene encoding little elongation complex subunit 2 isoform X8, which produces MAAKGQLLTWDISPKNGSEVFFSREIYEKYSLAPSLSELWHLSNRETKKNVEALANSSENRQTCGMQAADLVEVEAKSTTDDHPFPEPRLPYPFTSCLTEKEQKTYLYLMTKYSKKINHFQVNAASQRELFTYLQMKEVVNNEIAEFMKFAQNAAKSCTQDYDAISEDAVHYTEELLRACLGHVQKYPEFYTLQEIMSIMGGKFHTQLTFRLEKNLLVMGTARRGKTDFPTMPVQLPTDYKTVTSIITPEKKASIMHNDISSDSNAEKLALKYCPQVVLSNQSLFTLLNNHGLNYKEQWELPVCIKMIPVAGSIPSKVVYVDSPLLRKEMTVRERNQIFHEIPMDFLATKMSYVSISDVSMDKPAEDNLFQWDMSSDTYQCRKIPLPDDTGMDFDDDVTELETFGATVKLSRTSKMEDTFPTVSNAAKVLSHGLKMGKKNTSTINSGDEEEKNTISEQGVSACAGMQLPSLDGVLCFSPEENSSHKSFNSEEVGLNKAQHVMTKEVSGNETELNTPSNAVSYKKESDAAQKNETCTSLCSSDTDEERLIIDTECKNTDCCKTTVPDIVSHTSAETTKSPSPTQIPLASMTDCSDQGKNAPRKPTRKLSKEFDPVGQILKMQTELLKSPSQKAHEQPVVSCDNSNAKPAHVSQSPKPLVTSSTETVSAPASNPNGSSRNTWTWLFQGVPKRKLPNELQMLEEDPSEYKAPQDGNLVYKLFSLNDLLLLVRCSVQKVKSLPRYHKKKKAQKLTPIFLLPKLEYQAYYGVEALTESEVCQLWTESMLHSECLFYIAMLSMSLEMEKFLI; this is translated from the exons ATGGCGGCCAAAGGGCAGCTGCTGACCTG ggATATTTCACCAAAAAATGGCAGTGAAGTATTTTTCTCACGtgaaatttatgaaaaatattcattgGCTCCGAGCCTCTCTGAACTATGGCatttatcaaacag agagacaaagaaaaatgtggaAGCATTGGCAAACTCTTCAGAAAACAGGCAGACTTGTGGCATGCAAGCTGCAGATCTAGTTGAGGTGGAGGCTAAAAGCACAACTGACGATCATCCTTTTCCAGAACCTAGACTCCCCTATCCATTTACCTCTTGTTTGActgaaaaggagcagaaaacatACTTATATCTGATGACTAAGTACtcaaaaaaaataaaccattttcaaGTTAATGCAGCGAGTCAGAGAGAATTATTCACGTATCTG cAAATGAAAGAAGTAGTAAACAATGAAATCGCAGAATTTATGAAATTTGCCCAAAACGCTGCAAAAAGCTGCACCCAAGATTATGATGCCATTTCTGAAGATGCAGTACATTATACTGAG gAATTATTACGTGCTTGTCTTGGACATGTGCAAAAGTATCCTGAGTTTTACACGCTCCAGGAGATCATGAGTATCATGGGAGGAAAGTTTCATACACAGTTGACCTTTAggctggaaaaaaatcttcttgtaATG GGTACGGCAAGACGTGGTAAAACAGATTTCCCTACCATGCCTGTTCAGCTGCCCACAGATTATAAAACTGTTACATCTATTATAACTCCAGAAAAAAAGGCTTCTATTATGCACAAT GATATTAGTTCAGattcaaatgcagaaaaacttGCTTTGAAATACTGTCCTCAAGTTGTTTTAAGTAATCAATCATTATTTACTTTACTGAATAATCATGGACTAAACTACAAGGAACAATGGGAACTTCCAGTTTGTATTAAAATGATCCCTGTTGCAG GTAGCATACCATCTAAAGTGGTTTATGTTGATTCACCCCTGCTGAGAAAGGAAATGACAGTGAGAGAGAGGAACCAAATCTTCCATGAAATTCCAATGGACTTCCTAGCAACTAAAATGTCTTACGTTTCCATTTCTGATGTATCGATGGACAAACCAGCTGAGGACAATCTGTTTCAGTGGGAT ATGTCTTCTGATACCTACCAGTGCAGGAAGATTCCTCTTCCAGATGACACAGGGATGGACTTTGATGATGATGTTACAGAACTGGAAACTTTTGGAGCAACTGTCAAGCTCTCAAGAACTTCTAAAATGGAAGATACTTTTCCTACAGTTAGTAACGCTGCTAAAGTTTTATCACATGGcctaaaaatggggaaaaaaaatacatccacCATAAACAGTGgagatgaagaagagaaaaacaccATTTCTGAGCAAGGAGTTTCAGCATGTGCCGGCATGCAGCTTCCATCATTAGATGGCGTTCTGTGCTTCAGCCCTGAAGAAAATTCATCTCATAAAAGCTTTAATTCAGAGGAGGTAGGACTGAACAAAGCACAGCATGTCATGACCAAAGAAGTATCGGGCAATGAAACAGAATTAAATACTCCATCTAATGCTGTTAGTTACAAGAAAGAGTCTGATGCTGCACAAAAAAATGAGACTTGCACTTCTTTATGCAGTAGTGACACGGATGAAGAGCGTTTGATAATTGATACGGAATGTAAAAACACTGATTGTTGCAAAACAACTGTACCAGACATTGTTTCTCATACCTCAGCAGAGACTACCAAATCACCTTCCCCCACCCAGATTCCATTAGCAAGCATGACTGATTGCTCAGATCAGGGAAAAAATGCCCCCAGAAAGCCTACAAGAAAGTTGTCCAAAGAATTCGATCCTGTTGGACAGattttgaaaatgcaaactgAACTTCTCAAGTCACCTTCCCAAAAAGCTCATGAGCAGCCAGTGGTGAGCTGTGATAATTCTAATGCTAAGCCAGCCCATGTGTCTCAATCTCCAAAACCACTGGTGACCTCCAGCACAGAAACTGTGTCAGCCCCTGCCTCAAATCCCAACGGCTCCTCTAGAAATACCTGGACTTGGCTTTTTCAGGGAGTGCCAAAGA gAAAGCTGCCAAATGAACTTCAGATGCTTGAAGAAGACCCTTCAGAGTATAAAGCACCTCAGGATGGCAACCTTGTGTATAAACTATTCAGTTTGAATGATCTGTTGTTACTTGTGCGTTGCAGTGTGCAAAAAGTGAAGTCATTGCCACGataccataaaaagaaaaaagcccaaaag CTTACTCCAATATTCCTGTTGCCAAAATTAGAATACCAAGCCTATTATGGTGTCGAAGCTCTTACAGAAAGTGAAGTATGTCAATTATGGACAGAGAGTATGTTGCATTCTGAATGCTTATTTTATATTG ctatgCTGTCAATGAGTTTGGAAATGGAGAAGTTTCTGATTTAA